A stretch of DNA from Candidatus Pseudomonas phytovorans:
CTACCTTGGGCGCCGGAGCGGGTGCAGGCGCCTGCGGCCTGGCCGGCTGTACCTGCGCCTGGGTCTGCGGTGATGGCGTGATTGGCTGGCTGGGCGTAGCGGCCGGCGCAGTGGACTCGTCGACCACCACCGGTGGCTGTTGCGGTTCTTCGGCAATGGCCTGTGGCTCCGGCACGGCGACCGGCCCCACCTTCACTTCCGGCAGGCTTGGCATGGCTGGCGCCTGCGGAGCCTCGACGTGCACCTGGCGCATCTCGTCCTCGCGGGTGAACAGCATCGGCAGGAAAATCACCGCCAGCGCCACCAGCACCAGCGCACCGACCATGCGCTGTTTCATCCCTTTATCCAGCACTGCCATCTACTCCACCCTCCTGGGCGTGCCGCTCCAGCCATTCCAGCGCCTGGGCAACACAGAAAAACGAACCGAACAGCAGGATCTGGTCATCTGCCGTCGCCTGCGCACATTGCCCTTCAAGGGCGGCGTCGACGCTGGCATAAGACTTCACCGCAGCACCGAGGTTCGTCAAGGCCGTGGCCAGTTCCGCAGCCGGGCGGCTACGCGGGGTATCCAGCGGCGCCACAGCCCAGTCATCGACCAGGCCCTGCAGCGGCGCGACAACGCCATCCAGGTCCTTGTCGGCGAGCAGGCCAAACACCGCCAGGCGACGCCCCTTGAGCGGACGGGCCGCCAGGCGTCGGGCCAGGTACTCTGCCGCATGGGGGTTGTGCCCCACATCCAGCAGCAACTCGACCGGCTTGCCCTGCCAGGTCAGAAGACGGCGATCGAGGCGGCCGGTGATGCGGGTATCCAGCAGCGCCTGGCGAACCTGCGCGGCATCCCATGGCAGCCCCATCAGCAGATAAGCCTGCAGGGCCAGCGTGGCGTTTTCCATGGGCAGGTCGAGCAAAGGCAGGTCATGCAGCGCTACCTGCGCACCATCCGCCGCAGTACCGCGCCAGCTCCAGCGGTCATCGGCACTGGCCAGGTCGAAGTCGCGGCCGCGCAGGAACAGCGGCGCAGCCAGTTCGGCGGCCTTGTCCAGCAGCGGCTGTGGCGGGTCCAGGTCACCGCACAGGGCTGGCTTGCCCGGGCGGAAGATGCCGGCCTTCTCGAAGGCCACCAACTCGCGGGTATCGCCCAGGTAGTCGACATGGTCGACGCCGATGCTGGTCACCAGGGCCAGGTCGGCATCCACCACGTTCACGGTGTCCAGGCGGCCACCAAGACCGACTTCCAGCACCACGGCATCCAGCTGCGACTGATAGAACAACCAGAACGCGGCCAGCGTGCCCATCTCGAAGTAGGTCAGAGAAATTTCGCCCCGCGCCGCCTCGACGGCGGCAAAGGCTTCGCACAGGCGCTCATCGCTGGCCTCATGGCCATCGATCACTACCCGTTCGTTGTAACGCAACAGGTGCGGCGAACTGTACACGCCGACCTTGAGCCCCTGGGCGCGCAGCAGCGAGGCCACGAAGGCGCAGGTCGAGCCTTTGCCGTTGGTGCCGGTGACCGTCACCACGCGTGGCGCCAGCTTGCCCAGCGCCAGCCGGGCAAGCACCTTCTGCGACCGCTCCAGGCCCATGTCGATGGCCGAGGGGTGCAACTGCTCTAGGTAGGCGAGCCACTCGCCCAGGGATCGTTGTTTCATCACGCGACGGCAGCCGCCTCACGCGCTTGCTCCGGGGTGTCCTGGCCGGTCATCTGCGCCAGCAGGCGGGCCACACGCGGGCGCAGTTCGCCACGGGAGATGATCAGGTCGATGGCACCGTGCTCCAGCAGGAACTCGCTGCGCTGGAAGCCTTCTGGCAGTTTCTCGCGCACGGTCTGCTCGATCACACGCGGGCCGGCGAAGCCGATCAGCGCTTTTGGCTCACCGACGATGACGTCACCGAGCATCGCCAGGCTGGCGGAAACGCCGCCGTATACCGGGTCGGTCAGTACCGAGATGAACGGGATGCCTTCTTCGCGCAGGCGTGCCAGTACGGCCGAGGTCTTGGCCATCTGCATCAGCGAGATCAGCGCTTCCTGCATACGCGCACCGCCCGAGGCGGAGAAGCAGACCATCGGGCAGCGGTGCTCCAGGGCGTAGTTGGCTGCCCGCACGAAGCGCTCGCCGACGATGGCACCCATGGAACCGCCCATGAACGAGAACTCGAAGGCGCTGACCACGATCGGCATGCCCATCAGGGTACCGCTCATGGAGATCAGCGCGTCTTTTTCGCCGGTCTGCTTCTGGGCGCCGGTCAGGCGGTCCTTGTACTTCTTGCCGTCACGGAACTTCAGGCGGTCGACCGGCTCCAGGTCGGCACCCAGCTCGGCACGGCCTTCGGCGTCGAGGAAGATATCGATGCGCGCACGTGCGCCGATGCGCATGTGGTGGTTGCACTTGGGGCAGACATCCAGGGTCTTTTCCAGCTCCGGACGATACAGCACGGCCTCGCAGGACGGGCACTTGTGCCACAGGCCTTCAGGCACCGAGCTCTTCTTCACCTCGGAACGCATGATCGAAGGGATCAGTTTGTCGACTAACCAGTTGCTCATGCTTTCTTTCTCCAGTATTGGCAAGCGGGGGTCGGCGTTACCGGCCCTGCCCTGCCCTTGAGCTCAAAATCTTTTATGTAACGATGATGGACCGGCCACCGGGGCTGCCAGCGTGCCACTCCACCGCTAATGGGTTGTTGTGCCGCCACAGGCGGCTGCCCCGCAGGGCTGCGAAAGCTATGGACGATGGCGCGCAGCCAGCCGTCACATCTGCCATCACGCCTGTTTCACCGCCTGCATGAAGGCCTCGATTTTCGCCGCGTCCTTGATGCCCTTGGCCTGTTCGACGCCACCGCTGACATCCACCGCGTAAGGCCGCACCTGGGCAATGGCCTGGCCGACATTATCGGCCGACAGCCCGCCCGCCAGGATGATGGGCTTGCTGAGGTGTGCCGGCACCAGTGACCAGTCGAACGCCTCGCCGGTTCCCCCGGGCACACCGGCCACGTAGGTGTCCAGCAAGATGCCGCGGGCGCCGGCGTACAGCTGGCAGGCGGCCTCCAGGTCATCGCCCGGGCGCACACGCAGGGCCTTGATCCAGGGGCGGTGGTAGCCTTCGCAGTCTTGCGGGGTTTCGTCGCCGTGGAACTGTAGCAGGTCCAGCGGAACCACTTCGAGGATCTCGTTCAGCTCGCAGCGCGAAGCGTTGACGAACAACCCGACCGTGGTCACGAACGGCGGCAGCTCGGCAATGATCGCCCGCGCCTGACGCACATCCACAGCCCGCGGGCTCTTGGCATAGAAGACAAAGCCGATGGCATCGGCACCCGCTTCGGCAGCGGCCAGTGCGTCTTCGATACGGGTGATCCCGCAGATCTTGCTGCGAACATTGCTCATGGAACGCAAACCCTGGTGATTACGGTGAAAGGCCGGATCTTAGCAAATGACTTTTCGTCCGTCAGTCTGCCAACGCGTCGTAGCCGGTCAAAAAGTGTGGGCCGATGTAACGCTGGGGCAGCGCATACGCCTCGGGGTACTCCACCTTGACCAGGTAAAGCCCGTACGGATGGGCGGTGACCCCGCCTTCACTGCGGTTGCGCCCTTCCAGCACTTCACGCGCCCAGGTCACCGGGCGCTCGCCAGCGCCGATGGCCGTCAGCACACCGACAATGTTACGCACCATGTGGTGCAGGAAGGCGGTGGCGCGTACGTCCAGCACGATCATCTGGCCATGGCGGGTAATGCGCAGGTGGTAGATGTGCTTGATCGGCGACTTGGCCTGGCACTGGCTGGCGCGAAAGGCGCTGAAGTCGTGGGTGCCGAGCAGGAACTGCGCCGCTTCGGCCATGCGTTCGACATCCAGTGGGCGGTGGTTCCAGGTCACTTCCTCGGCCAGGTGCGCAGGGCGGATCGGGTCGTTGTAGATGACGTAGCGGTAGCGCCGGGCGCAGGCCTTGAAACGCGCGTGGAAGTCCGCCGGCATTGGCCGCGACCAGACCACGCTGATGTCGTGCGGCAGGTTGAAATTGGTGCCCATGGTCCAGGCGCGCTCGTCGCGTACGGCGCGGGTGTCGAAATGCACGACCTGCCCGCAGCCGTGCACGCCGGCGTCGGTGCGGCCGGCACAAATGACCGAAATCGGCTCGTTGGCGACCGTGGAAAGCGCTTTTTCCAGCGCTTGCTGAACACTGGGCACACCGCTGGCCTGGCGCTGCCAGCCGCGGTAGCGGGCGCCCTTGTATTCCACGCCCAGGGCGATTCGGGAGTAGCCTGCGGCCGCGGATTCGGCGGTAGCGGTGTCGATGATGTCCAAGCGCATGAAACCTGTGGGGTGTACGGAATGGCGGGGATTATAACGACAACGGCAGCCTCGTAGGGCTGCCGTTGGATGTGTGTCGTGCTTGCGGGCCTCTTCGCGGGTAAACCCGCTCCCACAGGGACCTCACAGATTCAAGCCCTGTATAGGACCTGTGGGAGCGGGTTTACCCGCGAAGAGGCCGGTGCAGGCTACCTCAGACCAAACGGGAGAGCATGTCCTCGGCTTCCTGGCGCTGGGTGTCGTCGCCGTCCTTGACTACTTCATCAAGGATGTCGCGTGCGCCCTGGTTGTCGCCCATGTCGATGTAGGCGCGAGCCAGGTCGAGCTTGGTGGCCACCTCGTCACTGCCGGAGAAGAAGTCGAAGTCCAGGTCGTCCAGCGGCTCGGGTTCCGGCTGGGCTGCTGCGTCCTCGCTGGTAAAGTGCGGCTCCAGCGAGGGCGATTCGAGGCTCTGCGACAGCTTGTCCAGCTCGGCATTGACGTCATCAAGCTCCGAGGCAAAGCGCTTGGCGGCCGGCGAGTCGTCTTCCAGCGACAGCGACAGGTCGAAGTCTGACGGCATGTCGAAGTCGGATACCGGGTCAAACTCCGGCACGCTGTCGAATGCAGCCAGCTCGGCGGCGATGTCCACCGGGGCCTCTTCCACTGCATCCGGGGCGGCCGGTGCAACCGGCTCGCTGACATCGAGGTCGAAATCAGACAGGTCTACGGCAGGCTGCGCCTCGGTCTGGGCAAGCATGGCCTCGAAATCGGCATCAGCGTCGGCTTGCAGTTCGGCATCCACGGCGAACGGCTCGTCTTCAGGCTGAGCGTCTTCCTGCTCCGGCTCGTCCAGCACAGGCTCGGCAATGACCAGCTCATCGGGGACAGGTTCCGCCACTGCGGGCTCGTCAAACAACGGTGCTGCCAGCGGGTCTTCTTCGGGCAGGTCTTCACCCAGGCTCAGGTCGAAGGCACTGTCCAAATCCTGCTCGCCCAGATCCTGCTCGCCCAGCCCCTGGTCTTCCAGGCCAGCTACATCGAGGATTGGCACTTCATCGAAAGCATCCAGTTCCGCCTCTGGCTCGAACGCAATCTCGGGCTCCGCTTGCGCGACAACCTCCGGCTGCGCCTCGACTTGCGGTTCGAATTCTGGCACTTCGTCAGGCACCACATCGGCAACCACCGGCGCCTCAGGCTCATCGTGCAGCAGTTCCTGAACGTATTGCTCATCCATCTCGGCAGCCAGTGCTGCCGCGCCCAGGCCGGCAGCGGCCAGGCCGAGCATGGCCGGGTAACGCTCTTTCAGCCCGGCGACTTCAGCGGTGTTCTGTTCGCTGGCCGGCAGTTGGCGTTCGTGTTCGACGAACGCGCTCTGGTCACCCTGGCGGGCGTAAACGTCCATCAGTTTCAGGCGCAGGTCGTCACGCTCCGGCGCGGCAGCCACAGCCGGCTCCAGCAGCTCGGCGGCACGGTTCAGGCGGCCTTCGGCCAGGCACTGATCGACTTCGGCCAGCAACACACCGTGCGGGTCGGCTTGCGGTTCAGGCTCAGGCTCTGCGATTTTTTCCGCAGCAACCGCTGCGGCTGCCGAGGCGGCGACCACGGCTGGCGACAGGGTCACGCTCGGCTCGGAGACCTCGACGCCGTCGAGGCTCTCTGCATCGTTGTCGAAACCTGTGCCTTGCTCTTCTTCCAGCGCCCGTGCCATGCGCAGGTGCTTTTCAGCTTCCTGCTGGGCCTTGCGCTTGCGCGCCAGCAGCCACAGCAACAAGGCCAGCACCAGGATGCTGGAGCCGGCAATCAACCCAAGCAGCCACGGGTTGCTCAGCACCTGGTCAAGTGCGCTGTGTGGCTGGCTGACTGGCGCTGGCTTGGCGGCCGGCACTGGCTTGGGCGCGGTATCGGCGGCGGCAGGTGCAGGCTTGACCGCAGGCTGGGCTGCCGCTGCCGGCTGGGCCGGAGTAGCAGCAGCCACCGCCGGAGCGGCCGCGCCCTGGCCTTCAAGACGTGCCAACTGGTCGTTTTTCAGCTCGATCAACCGCTGCAGCTTGTCCAGCTGGCTTTGCAGGTCGGTCATGCGGCTTTTGAGTTCGTCGTTGTCGCGGCGGCTGGTGTCCAGGCTTTCCTCGGCCACTGCCAGCTTGTCGTTGAGCGCCTTGGCCTGGCCAGCACCGGCCTGGTTGCCCGGGCTGACCAGGCGCAGGTTGTCGCCCTGGGCGATGCGCGCCGGGGCTGCTTCGGCGGCGCCGCGGCGGGTAGCATCCAGCTGGCGGGCACGCGGGCCCAGGCGGCGGCCTTCACGCCAGGCGGCATACTGCTCGGCCACCTCGCTGTTCGCCTCGCCCTGCGCAATGGTCTGGATCTGCTGCTGGTCGGGCAGGCGCAACACCTGGCCAACCTTCAGCTGGTTGATGTTGTTGCCAATGAAAGCGTCCGGGTTCAGCGCCTGGATCGCGATCATGGTCTGCTGGATCGAGCCACCCTGGGTATTGCCTGCAGCGATCTGCCAGAGGGTGTCGCGGCGCTGGGTGGTGTAGTTGCTGGCACCGGTTACCGCCGGTGCAACATTACCCGCCGCCGGTTTGTCGCCCTGGGCCTTGGCCTGGTCGAGCAGTACGCTGTAGTCACGCAGCAGGCGGCCCTGCGGCCACATCACCTGGACCAGGAATTTGACCACTGACCCCGGCAGCGGCTGGCTGGAGGTAACCCGCAGCACGCTCTTGCCGTTGGGGTTGATCACCGGGGTGAAGGTCAGGTCTTCGAGGTAGGTTGGTAACGCCACCCCTGCCTTGCTGAACTCTTCCGGCGACGCCAGGCTCGGCACCACTTCGGCGGCTTTGAGGTCGCGCACGTCGAGCAACTCGATCTCGGCGTCCAGCGGCTGATTCTGTGCCGACTTCAGGGTCAGCTCCCCCAGGCCCAGCGCATTCGCCATGCCAGACGACAGCGCTGATGCTGCAGCCATGGCCAGAACCAGTTTGCGAATTCGAAGCATGACCTCTTCCCTTGTATGAATCGTCCCGAAACCTGCAAGCAGAGCAGGACAAAAGTGCTCGCCAGTATCTTTTACGGCATCTGTTTAATCAACAATTGTGCCACTTGCACGGCATTGAGCGCGGCGCCCTTGCGCACGTTGTCGGTGGTCAGCCAGAGGTTGAGCTGCTGGTCTTCGTCAATACCGTGGCGTACACGACCAACATAGACCACGTCTTGGCCCACTGCGTCACCAACCGGAGTCGGATAATCGTCACGCTCCACCAACTCGACGCTATCGGCTGCGTCCAAAGCCTGGTTGACCGCCTCCAGGTCGACCAGGCGACGGCTCTGCACGGCCACACTGAAGCTATCGCCGAAAAACACCGGGACTTGAACGCAGCTCACGGAAATCTTCAATTCAGGCATGCCCAGCAGCACGCGCAACTCGCTGACCAGGCGGCGCTCCAGTGCGGTATGGCCCTGCTCATCGACGGCACCTACCTGGGCAAGCAGGTTGAATGCCACTTGGCGGTCGAAGAAGCGCGGCTCCAGCGGCCGGGCATTGAGCAGCTCGGCGGTTTGCCGGGCCAGTTCGCTGACCGCTTCGCGGCCTTGCGCGGACACCGCCAGCGATGCCATCACCTGCACCCGCTCGATGTCGAGCAGGCCCTTGAGCGGTGCCAGCGCGACAGCCAGAGCCACTGCGGCCGAGCATGGGCTGACGATGCGTGCCGGCAACGCCAGGCCAGCCAGGCGTTCGGCGTTGGCTTCCGGCACCAGGGCCAGGGCGTCGTCCAGGCCACCGGACAGGTCGATGACCGTACAGCCCGCCTGCAGCGCCTTGTTGGCAAAGCTGCGGCTGACGGCGGCGCCGGTGGCGAAGAAGGCCAGCTTGACCTGGGCAAAGTCGAAGCTGTCGACTTCACGCACCTTGAGCTTCTTGCCGGCGAACATCACGCTGCTGCCGGCCGACTCCATGCTGGCCAGCAGGTGCAATGTGGCGACCGGGAACGCCAGTTCTTCGAGCACCTGTACCAAGGTTTCACCGACGCTGCCGGTGGCGCCGACGACGGCGATATCGAATGTAGGGTTCATGCTGCTGGCTGCCTCAGGCGAAACGGGAGCGGCACTTTACTCGCATTGGTCGGGGGAGGCTACGGTGATTGCGTCAGGGCTGGCAGGGGTTCGCCATCACATGTGCATCGCCTATGAAATCGAGCGCCGCCCGCGCGGCGCTTCGCGGGGCAAGCCCGCTCCCACATTTGTTGCAACGTGGCCATGCCTGTGGGAGAGGCGTTCCCCGCCTTGGTGCAGGGCTTGAGACAGATGGAGCGGTAGAGGCGCCAGGCTTGAGTTCGGGTCGGGCTGACAAGGCTGAAAACCATGGCCTGACAGGTATGGCACGTTGCAACAAATGTGGGAGCGGGCTTGCCCCGCGAAGCGCCGCGCGGGCGGCGCTCGATCTCAAAGGCGATGAACATGTCATGGCGAACACCCGCATCAAAACTGTTTTTCCAGCTTGAGGCTGACGCTGTTGCGCTCCCAGCTGTACAGCCAGTCGACGTTGCTGTTCACCTTGTTGTACTTGAAGGTCAGACTTGGCACCAGGTCGTGGAAGGCCAACGCGGGGGCCCTGACGATAAAGGTATAGCCCTGTTCTTCTTCGTGGCGCCGGTCATCCAGTAATGCGCTGTAGGCGTCGTACTGGCGGGTACGCCAGGAGGCGAACAGCACGGTGCTCAGGCCGATGTCGAAGTCCTTGGCCACGCCCACGCGCAGGCCCCGTTGGAAGTAGGCCTCGGTCGCATCCTTGGTGTTGCGGTCGGTGAGGTCAAAACCGCCGAACAGCACCCACTGCTGCGGCAGCGCTTGCCACAGGGTCGCATACACCGAGGCCGCGCTGCCGTCATAGGTGTCGGCGGCCTGGCGGCGGTAGGCCATGTCCTTGTATTCGCCTTCCAGCTTGAGCATGCGGGTAGCTGAAAGGTTGTGCATCCATTCACCGCGCAGGCCCCAGGCCGAGTACATCGGGTCGCTGCCAATGCGGTTGTATTCGAACTGTGGGCCCAGGCTGTACTGATTGCGCCCGTCCTGATAGCTGTAGCCGGTGTTGCCGATGAAGGTGTCTTCGTTGTACTTGGCTTCTTTGTCGTAAGCCTGGCCATAGGCCAGCGCCCGGCCAAACACGCCATGGTGGCCAGACAGCGCAACGCGCTTGTTCAGCGTGGCTTCGTAGTCGATGCCCTGTGCCGACACCGCCTTGGGCATCTTGCGCTCGACCAGGTACACCCCGTCGCTGGTTTCCAGCTGGTAGTGGGTGGTGCTTTCCGAGGACTGGTTGAGGTTGTCGTTCCAGGTCGGGCCGATGGCCAGCGAGCCTTGCCAGCTTTCGCGGTGGTCCAGCGCGTCGATGAAACTGTCGACGGTATTGCCCAGGCCCTGGTTGCGTGCATCGGCTGGGCCCAGGCTCTGGCTGATCTGGCGGAAGGCTTCGGTAGACTCGCGGTCCTTGCGGTTTTCGAACAGCACCCGGGCCAGTTCCAGCTGGCCGGGTAGAAAGTTGCCCTGCAGTGCCAGCAACTGGCGGTAGTGCGCCTCGGCTTGCTCCAGATCGCCGCGCGAGCGGGCCAGTGCGCCATCGGCGTAGGCCAGCAGCATGGGGTCGTGGCCAGGCAACGCGACGTAGCGGGCGCGGAAGGC
This window harbors:
- a CDS encoding aspartate-semialdehyde dehydrogenase, translating into MNPTFDIAVVGATGSVGETLVQVLEELAFPVATLHLLASMESAGSSVMFAGKKLKVREVDSFDFAQVKLAFFATGAAVSRSFANKALQAGCTVIDLSGGLDDALALVPEANAERLAGLALPARIVSPCSAAVALAVALAPLKGLLDIERVQVMASLAVSAQGREAVSELARQTAELLNARPLEPRFFDRQVAFNLLAQVGAVDEQGHTALERRLVSELRVLLGMPELKISVSCVQVPVFFGDSFSVAVQSRRLVDLEAVNQALDAADSVELVERDDYPTPVGDAVGQDVVYVGRVRHGIDEDQQLNLWLTTDNVRKGAALNAVQVAQLLIKQMP
- a CDS encoding SPOR domain-containing protein; amino-acid sequence: MAVLDKGMKQRMVGALVLVALAVIFLPMLFTREDEMRQVHVEAPQAPAMPSLPEVKVGPVAVPEPQAIAEEPQQPPVVVDESTAPAATPSQPITPSPQTQAQVQPARPQAPAPAPAPKVEAKPAATPAPAASSKIDVNGLPVSWSIQLASLSNRAGAEKLQQALRSQGYNAYIRAAGGMNRVYVGPLIERAEAERTRDAINRKNSLKGFVVRFQPERS
- the accD gene encoding acetyl-CoA carboxylase, carboxyltransferase subunit beta, translated to MSNWLVDKLIPSIMRSEVKKSSVPEGLWHKCPSCEAVLYRPELEKTLDVCPKCNHHMRIGARARIDIFLDAEGRAELGADLEPVDRLKFRDGKKYKDRLTGAQKQTGEKDALISMSGTLMGMPIVVSAFEFSFMGGSMGAIVGERFVRAANYALEHRCPMVCFSASGGARMQEALISLMQMAKTSAVLARLREEGIPFISVLTDPVYGGVSASLAMLGDVIVGEPKALIGFAGPRVIEQTVREKLPEGFQRSEFLLEHGAIDLIISRGELRPRVARLLAQMTGQDTPEQAREAAAVA
- a CDS encoding phosphoribosylanthranilate isomerase, whose product is MSNVRSKICGITRIEDALAAAEAGADAIGFVFYAKSPRAVDVRQARAIIAELPPFVTTVGLFVNASRCELNEILEVVPLDLLQFHGDETPQDCEGYHRPWIKALRVRPGDDLEAACQLYAGARGILLDTYVAGVPGGTGEAFDWSLVPAHLSKPIILAGGLSADNVGQAIAQVRPYAVDVSGGVEQAKGIKDAAKIEAFMQAVKQA
- a CDS encoding LysM peptidoglycan-binding domain-containing protein, encoding MLRIRKLVLAMAAASALSSGMANALGLGELTLKSAQNQPLDAEIELLDVRDLKAAEVVPSLASPEEFSKAGVALPTYLEDLTFTPVINPNGKSVLRVTSSQPLPGSVVKFLVQVMWPQGRLLRDYSVLLDQAKAQGDKPAAGNVAPAVTGASNYTTQRRDTLWQIAAGNTQGGSIQQTMIAIQALNPDAFIGNNINQLKVGQVLRLPDQQQIQTIAQGEANSEVAEQYAAWREGRRLGPRARQLDATRRGAAEAAPARIAQGDNLRLVSPGNQAGAGQAKALNDKLAVAEESLDTSRRDNDELKSRMTDLQSQLDKLQRLIELKNDQLARLEGQGAAAPAVAAATPAQPAAAAQPAVKPAPAAADTAPKPVPAAKPAPVSQPHSALDQVLSNPWLLGLIAGSSILVLALLLWLLARKRKAQQEAEKHLRMARALEEEQGTGFDNDAESLDGVEVSEPSVTLSPAVVAASAAAAVAAEKIAEPEPEPQADPHGVLLAEVDQCLAEGRLNRAAELLEPAVAAAPERDDLRLKLMDVYARQGDQSAFVEHERQLPASEQNTAEVAGLKERYPAMLGLAAAGLGAAALAAEMDEQYVQELLHDEPEAPVVADVVPDEVPEFEPQVEAQPEVVAQAEPEIAFEPEAELDAFDEVPILDVAGLEDQGLGEQDLGEQDLDSAFDLSLGEDLPEEDPLAAPLFDEPAVAEPVPDELVIAEPVLDEPEQEDAQPEDEPFAVDAELQADADADFEAMLAQTEAQPAVDLSDFDLDVSEPVAPAAPDAVEEAPVDIAAELAAFDSVPEFDPVSDFDMPSDFDLSLSLEDDSPAAKRFASELDDVNAELDKLSQSLESPSLEPHFTSEDAAAQPEPEPLDDLDFDFFSGSDEVATKLDLARAYIDMGDNQGARDILDEVVKDGDDTQRQEAEDMLSRLV
- the truA gene encoding tRNA pseudouridine(38-40) synthase TruA, whose translation is MRLDIIDTATAESAAAGYSRIALGVEYKGARYRGWQRQASGVPSVQQALEKALSTVANEPISVICAGRTDAGVHGCGQVVHFDTRAVRDERAWTMGTNFNLPHDISVVWSRPMPADFHARFKACARRYRYVIYNDPIRPAHLAEEVTWNHRPLDVERMAEAAQFLLGTHDFSAFRASQCQAKSPIKHIYHLRITRHGQMIVLDVRATAFLHHMVRNIVGVLTAIGAGERPVTWAREVLEGRNRSEGGVTAHPYGLYLVKVEYPEAYALPQRYIGPHFLTGYDALAD
- the folC gene encoding bifunctional tetrahydrofolate synthase/dihydrofolate synthase; translated protein: MKQRSLGEWLAYLEQLHPSAIDMGLERSQKVLARLALGKLAPRVVTVTGTNGKGSTCAFVASLLRAQGLKVGVYSSPHLLRYNERVVIDGHEASDERLCEAFAAVEAARGEISLTYFEMGTLAAFWLFYQSQLDAVVLEVGLGGRLDTVNVVDADLALVTSIGVDHVDYLGDTRELVAFEKAGIFRPGKPALCGDLDPPQPLLDKAAELAAPLFLRGRDFDLASADDRWSWRGTAADGAQVALHDLPLLDLPMENATLALQAYLLMGLPWDAAQVRQALLDTRITGRLDRRLLTWQGKPVELLLDVGHNPHAAEYLARRLAARPLKGRRLAVFGLLADKDLDGVVAPLQGLVDDWAVAPLDTPRSRPAAELATALTNLGAAVKSYASVDAALEGQCAQATADDQILLFGSFFCVAQALEWLERHAQEGGVDGSAG
- a CDS encoding surface lipoprotein assembly modifier, with the protein product MPQPSRLHYLLLLYLPLSLPSIAQADQDTNLRLNQSIEYRANRQERELLKDEIAGTTLVIDGQTYRVENNLDDLGRALYVSVQRQQWADVNAFRARYVALPGHDPMLLAYADGALARSRGDLEQAEAHYRQLLALQGNFLPGQLELARVLFENRKDRESTEAFRQISQSLGPADARNQGLGNTVDSFIDALDHRESWQGSLAIGPTWNDNLNQSSESTTHYQLETSDGVYLVERKMPKAVSAQGIDYEATLNKRVALSGHHGVFGRALAYGQAYDKEAKYNEDTFIGNTGYSYQDGRNQYSLGPQFEYNRIGSDPMYSAWGLRGEWMHNLSATRMLKLEGEYKDMAYRRQAADTYDGSAASVYATLWQALPQQWVLFGGFDLTDRNTKDATEAYFQRGLRVGVAKDFDIGLSTVLFASWRTRQYDAYSALLDDRRHEEEQGYTFIVRAPALAFHDLVPSLTFKYNKVNSNVDWLYSWERNSVSLKLEKQF